Proteins from a single region of Starkeya sp. ORNL1:
- a CDS encoding nickel/cobalt transporter: MSPITRRALGCACVAALALIAGAAAAHAAGPFGVGPSAAEPQQIGGITGYILGKQAEFYRLLTGAVRAAKADGSAFGTLGAISFAYGVFHAAGPGHGKAVISSYLLANEATLKRGAGLAFASALAQALAAILIAGIFAVVLGATALATQRAVSLIEIAAYGLIVVMGVRLAYVKGRALLAAWRGTPAHLHGPDCDCGDAHAHMPAPEDLPKEDGWRAWWSAVLSVGLRPCSGAIFVLVFALAQGIFWVGAASTLLMGFGTALTVTAIAAIAVFGKRIAVRLAANRQGNGGAVLLRGVEFAASLALIAFGLALLTGYMASERLALG, from the coding sequence GTGAGCCCCATCACCCGGCGTGCCCTCGGCTGCGCTTGTGTCGCAGCGCTTGCGCTCATCGCCGGCGCGGCGGCGGCCCATGCGGCCGGCCCGTTCGGCGTCGGCCCGAGCGCTGCGGAGCCGCAGCAGATCGGCGGAATCACCGGCTATATCCTCGGCAAGCAGGCGGAATTCTACCGGCTGCTGACCGGCGCGGTGCGCGCCGCCAAGGCCGACGGCAGCGCCTTCGGCACGCTTGGCGCCATCTCGTTCGCCTATGGGGTGTTCCACGCCGCCGGCCCCGGCCACGGCAAGGCGGTGATCTCCTCCTATCTGCTGGCCAATGAGGCGACGCTCAAGCGCGGCGCCGGCCTCGCCTTCGCCAGCGCGCTCGCCCAGGCGCTCGCCGCCATCCTCATCGCCGGCATCTTCGCCGTGGTGCTCGGCGCCACTGCGCTCGCAACCCAGCGCGCGGTCTCCCTGATCGAGATCGCCGCCTATGGGCTGATCGTCGTGATGGGCGTGCGCCTGGCTTATGTGAAGGGCCGCGCCCTCCTCGCCGCCTGGCGCGGCACCCCGGCACATCTCCACGGGCCAGACTGCGATTGCGGCGATGCCCATGCCCATATGCCGGCGCCGGAGGACCTGCCGAAGGAAGACGGCTGGCGCGCCTGGTGGAGCGCGGTGCTCTCGGTGGGCCTGCGCCCCTGCTCCGGCGCCATCTTCGTGCTGGTGTTCGCCCTCGCCCAGGGCATCTTCTGGGTCGGCGCTGCCTCCACGCTGCTGATGGGGTTCGGCACGGCGCTGACGGTCACCGCCATCGCCGCCATCGCGGTGTTCGGCAAGCGCATCGCGGTGCGGCTTGCCGCCAACCGGCAAGGCAATGGCGGCGCTGTCCTGCTGCGCGGCGTCGAATTCGCGGCGAGCCTCGCGCTCATCGCCTTCGGCCTTGCCCTCCTCACCGGCTACATGGCGAGCGAGCGTCTCGCGCTCGGCTGA
- a CDS encoding transcriptional repressor, which yields MTPLDTARPETIGHDHDHGACVSDALARAEACCDVRGVRLTPLRRRVLETLADSHVPLGAYELVDRLGSSGEKPPPMSVYRALDFLVAEGLAHRIESRNAYLACGRAHGSEDVIVFLICERCGQAAEVASHAVGRDLAWATRAAGFTPRTPVIEIAGTCSRCQAGAVTDPSRGAG from the coding sequence ATGACGCCATTAGACACCGCACGTCCGGAGACGATCGGGCACGACCACGATCACGGCGCTTGCGTCAGCGACGCGCTGGCGCGGGCCGAGGCGTGCTGCGATGTCCGCGGCGTACGGCTCACTCCGCTGCGCCGCCGGGTGCTGGAGACGCTGGCCGACAGCCATGTGCCGCTCGGCGCCTATGAGCTGGTGGACCGGCTCGGCAGCTCCGGCGAGAAGCCGCCGCCGATGTCGGTCTATCGCGCGCTGGATTTCCTGGTGGCGGAGGGCCTCGCCCACCGCATCGAGAGCCGCAACGCCTATCTCGCCTGCGGGCGCGCGCATGGCAGCGAGGACGTCATCGTCTTCCTGATCTGCGAGCGCTGCGGCCAGGCTGCCGAGGTCGCCTCGCACGCGGTCGGCCGCGACCTCGCCTGGGCGACCCGCGCCGCCGGCTTCACGCCGCGCACCCCGGTGATCGAGATCGCCGGCACCTGTTCACGGTGCCAGGCCGGTGCCGTTACTGATCCTTCGCGCGGTGCCGGTTGA
- a CDS encoding phenylacetate--CoA ligase family protein has translation MMSFAAGPAPMAAFGGVGLAPDIPGGHHTGQHYFDGNETRPAADREQELMARLPNLVRSAKVAKGWAWMLSSFESRAIFSREALAKLPVLRRRDLALMQAGKPPFGGLVPEPVSAFKRIFAAAGTYDPEGAGYDTWRAARALFAAGIRKGDLVVNCLSYHLAPSGFIVDSGCRALGCPVIPAGPAEFQEELDARVEIIAHLEPVAYAGTAELAVRLIERAEAAGRPLSSLRVAFVPEGETEPAARGALNARGIAVFEAMTTPELGVIAFETEAHDGFVLNEGLVAEIVRPGTGTPATPFEQGELVVTSFDPHHPLIRLATGQLTTERPGISSCGRTNLRLSGWQGAATPRG, from the coding sequence ATGATGTCTTTCGCCGCCGGCCCCGCGCCCATGGCTGCCTTTGGCGGCGTTGGCCTCGCCCCGGATATTCCGGGCGGCCATCACACCGGCCAGCATTATTTCGACGGCAACGAGACGCGCCCGGCGGCTGATCGCGAGCAGGAGCTGATGGCGCGCCTGCCGAACCTGGTGCGCAGCGCCAAGGTGGCGAAGGGCTGGGCCTGGATGCTCTCCAGCTTCGAGAGCCGGGCGATCTTCTCCCGCGAGGCGCTGGCGAAGCTCCCGGTGTTGCGCCGGCGCGACCTCGCCTTGATGCAGGCCGGCAAGCCGCCCTTTGGCGGGCTGGTGCCGGAGCCGGTCTCGGCCTTCAAGCGCATCTTCGCGGCAGCCGGCACCTATGATCCGGAAGGCGCCGGTTACGACACCTGGCGTGCGGCACGCGCGCTGTTCGCCGCCGGCATCCGCAAGGGCGACCTCGTGGTCAATTGCCTCTCCTACCACCTCGCGCCCTCGGGCTTCATCGTCGATTCCGGCTGCCGGGCGCTGGGCTGCCCGGTGATCCCGGCCGGTCCCGCCGAATTCCAGGAAGAGCTCGATGCGCGAGTCGAGATCATCGCCCATCTGGAGCCGGTCGCCTATGCCGGCACGGCCGAGCTCGCGGTGCGCCTGATCGAGCGCGCGGAAGCGGCCGGGCGGCCGCTTTCCTCGCTGCGCGTCGCCTTCGTGCCGGAGGGCGAGACCGAGCCGGCGGCACGCGGCGCGCTCAATGCGCGCGGCATCGCGGTGTTCGAGGCGATGACCACGCCGGAACTCGGCGTCATCGCCTTCGAGACCGAGGCGCATGACGGCTTCGTGCTGAATGAGGGGCTGGTCGCCGAGATCGTACGCCCCGGCACCGGCACGCCGGCGACGCCCTTCGAGCAAGGCGAACTGGTCGTCACCTCCTTCGACCCGCACCACCCGCTGATCCGCCTCGCCACCGGCCAGCTCACCACCGAGCGACCCGGTATCTCGTCGTGCGGACGCACCAATCTGCGGCTCTCGGGCTGGCAGGGTGCAGCGACGCCGCGCGGGTGA
- a CDS encoding acetoacetate decarboxylase, translating into MKIEDVRKTATSMPLTSPSYPPGPYRFFDREYFIITYRTDPAALEKVVPEPLKITEPLVKYEFIRMPDSTGFGDYTETGQVIPVTFNGKAGGYVHSMYLDDDAPIAGGREIWGFPKKLAKPKIAVESDVLVASLYYGSVLCASGTMGYKHRKADHDAVLKSMLTPSYLVKIIPHVDGTTRICELVEYYLEEVTLKEAWTGPAALGLFPHAIADVAKLPVLEVVSALHCKADLTLGLGTVVHDYMKD; encoded by the coding sequence ATGAAGATCGAAGACGTGCGCAAGACGGCGACTTCCATGCCGCTGACCAGCCCTTCCTATCCGCCGGGACCCTATCGCTTCTTCGACCGCGAATATTTCATCATCACCTACCGCACCGATCCGGCGGCGCTGGAGAAGGTGGTGCCCGAGCCGCTCAAGATCACCGAGCCGCTGGTGAAGTACGAGTTCATCCGCATGCCGGATTCGACCGGCTTCGGTGACTATACCGAGACCGGGCAGGTGATCCCCGTCACCTTCAACGGCAAGGCCGGCGGCTATGTGCATTCCATGTATCTCGACGACGACGCGCCGATCGCCGGCGGCCGCGAGATCTGGGGCTTTCCGAAGAAGCTGGCCAAGCCCAAGATCGCGGTGGAGAGCGACGTGCTGGTGGCGAGCCTCTATTATGGCAGCGTGCTCTGCGCCTCCGGCACCATGGGCTACAAGCACCGCAAGGCCGACCATGACGCGGTGCTGAAGTCGATGCTCACCCCGAGCTATCTCGTCAAGATCATTCCGCATGTCGATGGCACGACGCGGATCTGCGAACTGGTCGAATACTATCTGGAGGAGGTCACGCTGAAGGAGGCCTGGACCGGCCCGGCCGCGCTCGGCCTGTTCCCGCACGCCATCGCCGACGTCGCCAAGCTGCCGGTGCTCGAAGTGGTCTCCGCCCTGCATTGCAAGGCGGACCTCACCCTCGGCCTCGGCACCGTGGTGCACGACTATATGAAGGACTGA
- a CDS encoding RNA pseudouridine synthase: MNSPADPIDIAARILHRDGMVLVIDKPYGLPVHKGPKGGVTLADHLAELQFGLPHAPELAHRLDKDTSGCLVLGRHRKALAELGKAFANGTVGKTYVAVVRGVPKETSGRIELRLAKRSPHRGWWMAVDPKGQQAISEWRLIGAGDGLAVVALSPLTGRTHQLRVHLDAIGHPILGDQIYGGASRLPGGLRLHLHSRRVVLPQGRKPPLDVRAPLPSHFHATLDALGLDAATVEAAADDAEFTKLAAG; this comes from the coding sequence ATGAACTCTCCCGCTGATCCCATCGACATCGCCGCCCGCATCCTGCACCGCGACGGGATGGTGCTGGTCATCGACAAGCCCTACGGCCTGCCGGTGCACAAGGGGCCGAAGGGCGGCGTAACATTGGCCGACCATCTCGCCGAGCTGCAATTCGGCCTGCCCCATGCGCCGGAACTGGCGCACCGGCTCGACAAGGACACCTCGGGCTGCCTGGTGTTGGGACGCCATCGCAAGGCGCTGGCCGAGCTCGGCAAGGCCTTCGCCAATGGCACGGTCGGCAAGACCTATGTGGCGGTGGTGCGCGGCGTGCCCAAGGAGACGTCGGGGCGCATCGAGCTCAGGCTCGCCAAGCGCTCGCCGCATCGCGGCTGGTGGATGGCGGTGGATCCCAAGGGACAGCAGGCGATCAGCGAATGGCGGCTGATCGGCGCCGGGGACGGGCTCGCCGTGGTGGCGCTGTCGCCGCTCACCGGGCGCACCCACCAGTTGCGCGTGCATCTCGACGCCATCGGCCACCCGATCCTCGGCGACCAGATCTATGGCGGCGCCTCGCGCCTGCCGGGCGGGCTGCGGTTGCATCTGCATTCGCGCCGCGTGGTGCTGCCGCAAGGCAGGAAGCCGCCGCTCGACGTGCGCGCGCCGCTGCCGAGCCATTTCCACGCGACACTGGACGCGCTCGGCCTCGATGCCGCGACCGTCGAGGCCGCGGCCGACGACGCGGAATTTACGAAGCTAGCCGCTGGCTGA
- a CDS encoding patatin-like phospholipase family protein, giving the protein MAETGKPKRGRPVVRGRRITARAAASKPAVEKAAAQQPVAPEPAAKVAAAKRAAPKATGAKTIAAKTTGTNTTLSKTTAAKTIVDETMAPKAPAAKPPAPKKSAASKPAAVEQAAAESKVETVASAISVHGPVGEEAVKTKAPAPVSPKLKPLNLALQGGGAHGAFTWGVLDRLLEDGRIEIEGISGTSAGAMNAAVLASGLAHGGNEGARAALAGYWRDVSRAGRASPLQRTLLDRLMGQWSLNANPAYIAFDMASRFLSPYDFNPLNINPLMDLIAEHVDFDAVQSCAHVHVFVSATNVHTGKVRIFSKHQLTPAAIMASACLPFMFQAVEIDGVPYWDGGYMGNPAMFPFYNAVKTDDILLVQINPIIRRETPRTARDIQDRLNEITFNASLLAQLRAAEFVTRLLGQGNLDRKGDGMAGYRDLRLHRIDGAEKLIALDASTKMNAEWEFLQFLRDIGREAADRFIEEHFDDIGVRSTLDVQEELRKS; this is encoded by the coding sequence ATGGCGGAGACCGGGAAGCCGAAGCGGGGACGGCCGGTGGTGCGGGGACGCCGCATTACGGCCCGGGCCGCCGCCAGCAAGCCGGCGGTCGAGAAGGCGGCCGCGCAGCAACCGGTGGCGCCGGAACCCGCCGCCAAGGTGGCTGCGGCCAAGAGGGCTGCGCCCAAGGCGACCGGGGCCAAGACGATCGCGGCCAAGACGACCGGGACCAACACGACCTTGTCCAAGACGACCGCGGCCAAGACGATTGTCGACGAGACGATGGCGCCCAAGGCTCCAGCGGCCAAGCCGCCGGCTCCGAAAAAGTCCGCCGCGAGCAAGCCTGCGGCGGTGGAGCAGGCCGCCGCTGAGTCCAAGGTCGAGACCGTCGCCAGCGCCATCTCGGTCCACGGCCCGGTCGGCGAAGAAGCAGTCAAGACCAAGGCCCCGGCGCCGGTCTCGCCCAAGCTGAAGCCGCTCAATCTGGCGCTCCAGGGTGGCGGCGCACATGGCGCCTTCACCTGGGGCGTGCTCGACCGGCTGCTGGAAGACGGCCGCATCGAGATCGAGGGGATATCCGGCACCAGCGCCGGCGCCATGAATGCGGCGGTGCTGGCCTCAGGCCTCGCTCATGGCGGCAATGAAGGCGCGCGCGCCGCGCTCGCCGGCTATTGGCGCGACGTCTCCCGCGCCGGCCGCGCCAGCCCGTTGCAGCGCACGCTGCTCGATCGGCTGATGGGGCAGTGGTCGCTGAACGCCAACCCGGCCTATATCGCCTTCGACATGGCGAGCCGGTTCCTGTCGCCGTACGATTTCAACCCGCTCAACATCAATCCGCTGATGGATCTGATCGCCGAGCATGTCGATTTCGACGCGGTGCAGTCCTGCGCCCATGTGCATGTCTTCGTCAGCGCCACCAATGTGCATACCGGCAAGGTGCGCATCTTCTCGAAGCACCAGCTCACCCCCGCGGCGATCATGGCCTCGGCCTGCCTGCCCTTCATGTTCCAGGCGGTCGAGATCGACGGCGTGCCCTATTGGGACGGCGGCTATATGGGCAACCCCGCCATGTTCCCATTCTACAATGCGGTGAAGACCGACGACATATTACTGGTTCAGATCAACCCGATCATCCGCCGCGAGACGCCGCGCACCGCGCGCGACATCCAGGACCGGCTGAACGAAATCACCTTCAACGCCTCGCTGCTCGCCCAGCTGCGTGCTGCGGAATTCGTGACCCGCCTGCTCGGCCAGGGCAATCTCGACCGCAAGGGCGACGGCATGGCCGGCTACCGCGATCTGCGCCTGCACCGCATCGACGGTGCCGAGAAGCTGATCGCGCTCGACGCCTCGACCAAGATGAATGCGGAATGGGAGTTCCTGCAGTTTCTGCGCGACATCGGGCGCGAGGCGGCCGACCGGTTCATCGAGGAGCATTTCGACGATATCGGCGTGCGCAGCACGCTCGATGTGCAGGAAGAACTGCGGAAGAGCTGA
- a CDS encoding glucokinase produces the protein MANNVLIADIGGTSSRLALVGADGVPHEVRIHRNDEFAGFEQLLAHDLAERGATVVAAALAIAGPSEDDHVKLTNRDWSLSKIAMREKFGWQDFVVVNDFEALAYGVPALGSADLLGVGGGHAAEGAPMLVCGPGTGFGVAGLVRSGGELIVVRGEGGHCRLGATNAQEARLLAHLVRALGPVVVEHALSGSGLARIHTVLSGDRLAPEAVIAAALAGEETAVETCQIFLRLFGRIAGDLALTFDARGGVFLAGGVATGLAPLFTASPFREAFEEHPPFGPRLMATPVQLIIHPTPGLIGIGQVAAKISQRLAS, from the coding sequence ATGGCCAATAACGTCCTGATCGCCGATATCGGCGGCACCTCCTCCCGCCTCGCCCTTGTCGGCGCCGACGGCGTTCCGCACGAGGTGCGCATCCATCGCAATGACGAGTTCGCCGGCTTCGAGCAGTTGCTCGCGCACGATCTCGCTGAGCGCGGGGCGACCGTGGTGGCCGCGGCGCTCGCCATCGCCGGCCCCAGCGAGGACGATCATGTGAAGCTGACCAATCGCGACTGGTCGCTGTCCAAGATTGCGATGCGCGAGAAGTTCGGCTGGCAGGACTTCGTGGTGGTGAACGATTTCGAGGCACTGGCCTACGGAGTGCCGGCGCTCGGCTCTGCGGACCTGCTTGGCGTGGGCGGCGGTCACGCCGCCGAAGGCGCGCCGATGCTGGTATGCGGGCCGGGCACCGGCTTCGGCGTAGCCGGCCTCGTCCGCTCCGGCGGCGAGTTGATCGTCGTCAGGGGCGAAGGTGGCCATTGCCGGCTGGGCGCCACCAATGCGCAGGAGGCTCGCCTGCTCGCCCATCTGGTACGCGCCCTCGGCCCGGTGGTGGTGGAGCACGCGCTCTCCGGCTCCGGCCTCGCCCGCATCCACACCGTGCTCAGCGGCGACCGGCTGGCGCCGGAGGCGGTGATCGCCGCCGCTCTGGCCGGCGAGGAGACCGCTGTCGAGACCTGCCAGATCTTCCTGCGGCTGTTCGGCCGGATCGCCGGCGACCTGGCGCTGACCTTCGATGCGCGCGGCGGCGTCTTTCTCGCCGGCGGGGTGGCGACCGGTCTCGCGCCGCTCTTCACCGCTTCGCCGTTCCGCGAGGCGTTCGAGGAACACCCGCCCTTCGGCCCACGCCTGATGGCAACGCCGGTGCAACTCATCATCCATCCGACGCCCGGCCTGATCGGCATCGGCCAGGTGGCGGCGAAGATCAGCCAGCGGCTAGCTTCGTAA
- a CDS encoding aspartate-semialdehyde dehydrogenase, whose translation MGYKVAVVGATGNVGREMLDILAERGFPADEVIALASRRSVGTEVSFGDKTLKVKALENYDFSDTDICLMSAGGDVSKQWSPKIGAQGCVVIDNSSAFRYDSDVPLVVPEVNADAVKGFTKKNIIANPNCSTAQLVVALKPLHDLATIKRVVVSTYQSVSGAGKDAMDELFTQTRAVFVSDPVEAKKFPKRIAFNVIPHIDVFMEDGFTKEEWKMMAETKKILDTKIKLTATCVRVPVFVAHSEAVNVEFEKPITVEEATSALRNAPGILVVDKREPGGYITPYEAAGEDATYISRIREDATVENGLAFWCVSDNLRKGAALNAVQIAECLVNRKLLAPKQKAA comes from the coding sequence ATGGGCTACAAGGTCGCCGTCGTCGGCGCCACTGGCAATGTGGGCCGCGAAATGCTCGACATCCTCGCCGAACGGGGCTTCCCCGCGGACGAGGTCATTGCTCTCGCCTCGCGCCGCTCGGTCGGCACCGAGGTCTCTTTCGGTGACAAGACGCTCAAAGTCAAAGCCCTGGAAAACTACGACTTCTCCGACACCGACATCTGCCTGATGTCGGCCGGCGGCGATGTGTCGAAGCAGTGGTCGCCGAAGATCGGCGCCCAGGGCTGCGTGGTGATCGATAATTCCTCGGCCTTCCGCTACGATTCCGACGTTCCGCTGGTCGTGCCGGAAGTGAATGCCGACGCGGTGAAGGGCTTCACCAAGAAGAACATCATTGCCAACCCGAACTGCTCGACCGCGCAGCTCGTCGTCGCGCTGAAGCCGCTGCACGATCTGGCGACCATCAAGCGTGTCGTGGTCTCGACCTACCAGTCCGTCTCCGGCGCCGGCAAGGACGCCATGGACGAACTGTTCACCCAGACCCGCGCCGTGTTCGTCTCGGACCCGGTGGAGGCCAAGAAGTTCCCGAAGCGCATCGCCTTCAACGTCATCCCCCACATCGACGTCTTCATGGAAGACGGCTTCACCAAGGAAGAGTGGAAGATGATGGCGGAGACCAAGAAGATCCTCGATACGAAGATCAAGCTCACGGCCACTTGCGTGCGCGTGCCGGTCTTCGTCGCGCATTCCGAAGCGGTGAACGTCGAGTTCGAGAAGCCGATCACGGTGGAAGAGGCGACCTCGGCGCTGCGCAATGCGCCGGGTATCCTGGTGGTCGATAAGCGCGAGCCCGGCGGCTACATCACGCCGTACGAGGCGGCGGGCGAAGACGCCACCTACATTTCGCGCATCCGCGAGGATGCGACGGTGGAGAACGGCCTCGCCTTCTGGTGCGTGTCGGACAATCTGCGCAAGGGCGCGGCGCTGAACGCGGTGCAGATCGCCGAATGCCTCGTCAACCGCAAGCTGCTGGCGCCGAAGCAGAAGGCGGCGTGA
- a CDS encoding 3-hydroxybutyrate dehydrogenase: MLKGKTAVVTGSTSGIGLAIAKGLAGEGCNIVLNGFGDAGEIEKLRAGIEAEHGVKVAYNAADLTKGSECAALIKFAEDTFGSVDVLVNNAGVQHVAPIEEFPADKWDLIIALNLSAAFHATRAAVPGMKARKWGRIINTASAHALVASPFKSAYVAAKHGIAGLTKTVALETATFGITCNAICPGYVWTPLVEKQIPDTAKARGMTEEQVKHDVILAAQPTKEFITVEEVAALAVFLASDAARSITGSMQQIDGGWVAE; this comes from the coding sequence ATGCTGAAGGGAAAGACCGCCGTCGTCACCGGATCGACCAGCGGCATCGGCCTCGCCATCGCCAAGGGGCTTGCGGGGGAAGGGTGCAACATCGTGCTCAACGGTTTCGGCGATGCCGGCGAGATCGAGAAGCTGCGTGCCGGCATCGAGGCCGAGCATGGCGTGAAGGTGGCCTATAACGCGGCCGACCTGACCAAGGGCTCCGAGTGTGCGGCGCTCATCAAGTTCGCCGAGGACACGTTCGGCTCGGTCGACGTGCTGGTGAACAATGCCGGCGTGCAGCATGTCGCGCCGATCGAAGAATTCCCGGCCGACAAATGGGACCTCATCATCGCGCTCAACCTCTCGGCCGCCTTCCATGCCACCCGCGCCGCCGTGCCCGGCATGAAGGCGCGCAAATGGGGGCGCATCATCAACACCGCCTCGGCGCACGCCCTTGTCGCCTCGCCGTTCAAATCCGCCTATGTCGCGGCCAAGCACGGCATCGCCGGGCTCACCAAGACGGTGGCGCTGGAGACCGCCACCTTCGGCATCACCTGCAACGCCATCTGCCCCGGCTATGTGTGGACGCCGCTGGTGGAGAAGCAGATTCCCGACACCGCCAAGGCCCGCGGCATGACCGAGGAGCAGGTGAAGCACGACGTGATCCTGGCGGCGCAGCCGACCAAGGAGTTCATCACGGTAGAGGAAGTCGCGGCGCTTGCCGTGTTCCTCGCGTCGGACGCGGCACGGTCGATCACCGGCTCGATGCAGCAGATCGACGGCGGCTGGGTCGCTGAATAA
- a CDS encoding nuclear transport factor 2 family protein — translation MDTRTEIIDLEKRFWQTMIDRDVDTAVGLMADTCIVTGAQGVASIDKATFARMMKGGKWDLHAFWFDEIQVASPSPDVAIIGYKVREKLTVDGQKLTMEAADASTWVRHDGKWLCTLHTESVLGDPFGRDRKAA, via the coding sequence ATGGATACCAGGACGGAGATCATCGACCTCGAAAAGCGCTTCTGGCAGACCATGATCGACCGCGATGTCGATACCGCCGTCGGCCTCATGGCGGACACCTGCATCGTCACCGGCGCGCAAGGCGTCGCCAGCATCGACAAAGCGACCTTCGCCCGGATGATGAAGGGCGGCAAATGGGATCTGCATGCTTTCTGGTTCGACGAAATACAGGTTGCCTCGCCCTCACCGGACGTCGCCATCATCGGCTACAAGGTTCGGGAGAAGCTGACGGTGGACGGCCAGAAGCTCACCATGGAGGCCGCCGACGCCTCGACCTGGGTCCGTCATGACGGCAAGTGGCTGTGCACGCTGCACACCGAATCGGTGCTCGGCGACCCCTTCGGCCGCGACCGCAAGGCGGCTTAG
- a CDS encoding DUF1007 family protein, protein MLNRVATLACALTLSAGPALAHPHVWVDVRSQLEYGPDGALTGVRHVWTFDEGFSAFALQGLTEGEGGKPSDTVLKELAQTNIDSMKEFDYFTFAQRGKEKLAFATPRDYGLTYDGTALTLHFILPLAKPIASAGTTTLDVYDPTYFVAFALADENPVKLEAAPKGCTLGLHRPDPAVGGSTQTLSESFFNALTTSSQFGSQFANRATVTCP, encoded by the coding sequence GTGCTGAATCGCGTCGCCACACTCGCCTGCGCGCTCACGCTCAGTGCCGGCCCGGCGCTCGCCCACCCTCATGTCTGGGTGGATGTGCGCTCGCAGCTCGAATATGGCCCGGACGGCGCCTTGACCGGCGTGCGCCATGTCTGGACCTTCGATGAGGGCTTCTCCGCCTTCGCGCTGCAGGGCCTGACCGAGGGCGAAGGCGGCAAGCCGAGCGACACGGTGCTCAAGGAGCTTGCCCAGACCAACATCGATTCCATGAAGGAATTCGACTATTTCACCTTCGCCCAGCGCGGCAAGGAGAAGCTCGCCTTCGCCACGCCTCGGGACTACGGCCTGACCTATGACGGCACCGCGCTGACGCTGCATTTCATCTTGCCGCTGGCCAAGCCGATCGCCAGCGCCGGCACCACCACGCTCGACGTCTATGACCCGACCTATTTCGTCGCCTTCGCGCTGGCCGACGAGAACCCGGTGAAGCTGGAGGCGGCGCCGAAGGGCTGCACGCTCGGCCTCCACCGCCCGGACCCGGCGGTCGGCGGCTCGACGCAGACGCTTTCCGAGAGCTTCTTCAACGCCTTGACCACGTCGAGCCAATTCGGATCGCAATTCGCCAACCGCGCCACGGTGACTTGCCCGTGA
- the ispG gene encoding flavodoxin-dependent (E)-4-hydroxy-3-methylbut-2-enyl-diphosphate synthase produces MNAVVAPELEAAGPADRRRTVPVMVGNIAVGGGAPVVVQSMTNTDTADVEATVRQTAALARAGSELVRLTVDRTESAAAIPHIKEKLLKMGLDVPIVGDFHYNGHILLAEHPDCAAALDKYRINPGNVGFGEKRDRHFTTIVELALKHDKPVRIGANWGSLDDDMLTRLMDENAALPRPADARAVTREALIRSALLSAALAEEIGMARERIILSAKVSAVQDLITVYSELARRADYALHLGLTEAGMGSKGIVASTAAMGVLLQQGIGDTIRVSLTPEPGGDRTREVTVAQEMLQTMGLRTFVPLVAACPGCGRTTSTTFQELAFEVQDFIRTSMPEWKRHYPGVEALNVAVMGCIVNGPGESKHADIGISLPGTGEFPTAPVYIDGKKAMTLRGPTLREDFKKIVTDYVARRYGVVRAGAAE; encoded by the coding sequence ATGAACGCTGTCGTCGCCCCCGAGCTTGAAGCCGCCGGACCAGCGGACCGGCGCCGGACCGTGCCGGTGATGGTCGGCAACATTGCGGTCGGCGGCGGCGCCCCGGTCGTGGTGCAGTCCATGACCAACACCGACACCGCCGATGTCGAGGCCACGGTGCGCCAGACCGCGGCGCTCGCCCGCGCCGGTTCGGAACTGGTGCGGCTGACGGTCGACCGCACCGAATCTGCCGCGGCGATCCCGCATATCAAGGAGAAGCTGCTGAAGATGGGGCTCGATGTCCCGATCGTCGGCGACTTCCACTATAATGGCCATATCCTGCTGGCCGAGCATCCGGACTGCGCCGCCGCGCTCGACAAATACCGCATCAATCCCGGCAATGTCGGCTTCGGCGAGAAGCGCGACCGGCACTTCACCACCATCGTCGAGCTGGCGCTGAAGCACGACAAGCCGGTGCGCATCGGCGCGAACTGGGGTTCGCTCGACGACGACATGCTCACCCGGCTGATGGACGAGAACGCCGCGCTGCCGCGTCCGGCGGACGCCCGCGCCGTCACCCGCGAGGCGCTGATCCGCTCGGCGCTGCTCTCCGCGGCGCTGGCCGAGGAGATCGGCATGGCACGGGAGAGGATCATCCTCTCCGCCAAGGTGTCGGCGGTACAGGACCTGATCACCGTCTATTCCGAGTTGGCCCGCCGCGCCGACTATGCGTTGCATCTCGGCCTGACCGAAGCCGGCATGGGCTCGAAGGGCATCGTCGCCTCCACCGCGGCGATGGGCGTGCTGCTGCAGCAGGGCATCGGCGACACCATCCGCGTCTCGCTGACCCCGGAGCCCGGCGGCGACCGCACCCGCGAGGTGACGGTGGCGCAGGAGATGCTGCAGACCATGGGCCTGCGCACCTTCGTGCCGCTGGTCGCCGCCTGCCCCGGCTGCGGCCGCACCACCTCCACCACCTTCCAGGAACTGGCCTTCGAGGTGCAGGACTTCATCCGCACCAGCATGCCGGAATGGAAGCGGCATTATCCCGGCGTCGAGGCTTTGAACGTCGCGGTGATGGGCTGCATCGTCAACGGCCCCGGCGAGAGCAAGCATGCCGATATCGGCATCTCGCTGCCCGGCACCGGCGAGTTCCCGACCGCGCCGGTCTATATCGACGGCAAGAAGGCGATGACGCTGCGCGGCCCGACGCTGCGCGAGGATTTCAAGAAGATCGTCACGGACTATGTCGCACGCCGCTACGGCGTGGTGCGGGCCGGGGCGGCGGAGTAG